The following are encoded together in the Thalassomonas haliotis genome:
- a CDS encoding RHS repeat-associated core domain-containing protein — MAQPVTVSSGATLTLAAGAVIAGVANSKLIISDGAKLVIAGTVEDPVILTGQGQSPGSWHGLNIIGERADGSDIQINHALIEYANYGVKFEQGAKGDIRHTEIRDNTYGVYYNGKRTGGSVSQSRLYKNQYGVYVHGGNSYLAEHPTPVITDSSLYDNSRFNYYSRYFYDGDKRVLDARNNWWGTSDLAAIAAKIYDLVEYANSPSVNFSGVLGEDGGAAAANTIYSASVISDTTWSDSNAILAQPVNVSNGATLTLAPGAFIAGAASSKIIVNDGAKLIIAGTADSPVILTGQGQSAGSWHGIQIFGERSDSSDIDIEHAQIEYAAFGVKFEQGAKGDISNSVLRSNSYGVYYHGKRTGGTLSQSQLYDNQYGVYVHGGNSHKADHPTPEVTASSLYNNTAYNYYSRYFYDAGSATLHATNNWWGTADFAAIAAKVYDNADYHQSPLVNYSQMLQAENGTVVPGTHLLGNISGEVRWQSGDALVLANTQVQAGGHLIIEAGSEIKFTGNGRLSVNKNGRLTILGEKDSPVVLTSAQVTPTPGDWQGIRVNAESGTVMISHAMIEYADKGLYLSGKKAQAQVTESQIRRNNYGIYINGANAPLAEHPVPVITNNVISENQNYNYYTQAFGSGSRRTLNARGNFWGSADTAAIAQGIFDHGDNSTLPVVDFGFARSSTQSMIIANAGEDMLTFSTLDTGLFGSGSSNEAISAYSWQQYLGTAVTLHNTATANANFTAPDTEDEQLLSFIFTVTDANKVSATDKLDVVVKALAEYNQPPVVAKSQELLVSSGESVSVSLAAWDSDKDILTYRWQQRSGQSVTLTHAETDTLTFTPPVTVKNEVYSFSLTVSDGQYSVEREVLVAVKAGESASGVYYYHNDHLGTPQRMTDRNANLVWQANYTPFGKANIVVETVTNNIRFPGQYYDQESGLHYNYFRDYDPELGRYIQSDPIGLAGGINTYGYVDGNPLIWIDPYGLTAEPSTQIKIGGRPMTIEGPYKAPNGLVDKLGYVAVSKLVVEKYSLKILKVNPVTGALTANPIGLFIFAMTGGPGLAKCQGLYCDNNSDGFADYFFENGEQCVNAN; from the coding sequence TTGGCCCAGCCGGTAACGGTAAGTAGCGGCGCCACCTTAACCCTGGCAGCTGGTGCTGTTATTGCCGGCGTCGCCAACAGTAAGCTGATTATTAGTGACGGCGCCAAACTGGTGATTGCCGGTACGGTTGAAGATCCTGTGATCTTAACCGGACAGGGACAAAGCCCGGGAAGCTGGCATGGCCTTAATATTATCGGGGAACGCGCAGACGGCAGCGATATTCAAATTAACCATGCGTTGATCGAATATGCCAACTACGGGGTAAAATTCGAGCAAGGGGCTAAGGGAGATATCAGGCATACCGAAATACGTGATAATACCTATGGTGTTTACTATAACGGTAAACGCACCGGGGGCAGTGTCAGCCAGTCGCGGCTGTATAAGAATCAGTACGGGGTTTATGTGCATGGCGGCAACAGCTATTTAGCAGAGCATCCAACCCCGGTGATCACCGACAGCAGTTTGTATGACAATAGCCGCTTTAATTATTACAGCCGGTATTTCTATGACGGCGATAAAAGAGTATTAGACGCCAGAAATAACTGGTGGGGTACCAGCGACCTTGCAGCGATTGCCGCGAAAATTTATGACCTGGTGGAATATGCCAACAGCCCCTCGGTGAATTTTTCCGGCGTGCTTGGCGAGGATGGCGGCGCAGCTGCGGCCAATACCATCTACAGCGCATCTGTTATCAGTGATACCACCTGGTCTGACAGCAATGCTATTTTGGCCCAGCCGGTGAATGTCAGCAATGGCGCAACCCTGACTTTGGCCCCCGGCGCTTTCATTGCCGGGGCTGCAAGCAGCAAAATTATCGTTAATGACGGCGCAAAACTCATTATTGCAGGAACGGCAGATTCACCGGTGATTTTAACCGGGCAGGGGCAAAGTGCGGGTAGCTGGCACGGCATTCAAATATTTGGCGAACGCAGTGACAGCAGTGATATTGACATCGAACATGCGCAAATCGAATATGCCGCTTTTGGGGTGAAATTCGAACAGGGAGCCAAAGGGGATATCAGTAACAGTGTTTTACGCAGCAACAGTTACGGCGTTTATTATCACGGCAAGCGCACCGGCGGTACCCTGAGCCAGAGCCAATTATACGATAACCAATATGGCGTATATGTGCACGGGGGCAATAGCCATAAAGCAGACCACCCAACCCCAGAGGTAACCGCCAGCAGTTTATATAACAACACGGCCTACAACTATTACAGCCGTTATTTTTACGATGCCGGCAGCGCCACTTTACATGCCACGAATAACTGGTGGGGCACGGCAGATTTTGCCGCCATTGCCGCAAAAGTTTATGATAACGCTGACTATCATCAAAGCCCTTTGGTGAACTATAGCCAGATGCTCCAGGCCGAAAACGGCACAGTAGTGCCCGGTACGCATCTTTTGGGAAATATCAGCGGGGAAGTGCGCTGGCAAAGCGGCGATGCCCTGGTGCTGGCAAATACCCAGGTACAAGCGGGCGGACACCTGATTATCGAAGCCGGCAGTGAGATCAAATTTACCGGCAACGGCCGGCTGAGTGTCAACAAAAACGGCCGTTTGACCATTCTCGGTGAAAAAGACTCTCCCGTAGTCTTAACCTCGGCGCAAGTAACGCCAACGCCCGGTGACTGGCAAGGCATAAGAGTCAACGCAGAAAGCGGGACGGTGATGATATCCCATGCGATGATTGAATATGCCGATAAAGGTTTATATCTGTCGGGAAAAAAAGCACAGGCGCAAGTAACCGAGAGTCAAATACGCCGTAACAATTACGGGATTTATATTAACGGTGCCAATGCGCCGTTAGCGGAGCATCCCGTGCCGGTGATCACCAACAATGTTATTAGCGAAAACCAAAATTACAACTACTACACCCAGGCCTTTGGCAGCGGCAGTCGCCGCACTTTAAATGCCAGGGGGAACTTCTGGGGCAGCGCGGATACCGCTGCTATAGCTCAGGGCATTTTTGATCATGGTGATAACAGCACTTTACCTGTGGTCGACTTTGGCTTTGCCAGAAGCAGCACACAGAGCATGATAATTGCCAATGCCGGAGAAGACATGCTGACTTTTTCCACCCTGGATACCGGCTTGTTCGGCAGTGGCAGCAGCAATGAAGCCATTAGCGCTTATAGCTGGCAGCAATATCTTGGCACTGCAGTGACTTTGCACAATACAGCTACAGCGAATGCGAATTTCACCGCACCGGATACCGAGGATGAGCAGCTATTATCCTTCATTTTTACGGTTACTGATGCCAATAAAGTCTCGGCAACGGACAAGCTGGATGTGGTGGTAAAAGCCCTTGCTGAATATAACCAGCCGCCCGTGGTCGCTAAGTCACAAGAACTGCTGGTGAGCAGCGGTGAAAGTGTCTCGGTGAGCTTGGCCGCTTGGGACAGTGATAAGGATATTTTAACTTACCGCTGGCAGCAGCGTAGTGGTCAAAGCGTGACTTTAACCCACGCAGAAACAGATACCCTGACCTTTACCCCGCCGGTAACGGTTAAAAATGAGGTTTACAGCTTTTCCCTAACGGTCTCTGACGGGCAATATAGTGTAGAGCGTGAGGTTTTAGTGGCGGTAAAAGCCGGAGAAAGCGCTTCAGGAGTCTATTATTATCATAATGACCATTTAGGGACGCCGCAACGGATGACGGATCGCAATGCCAATCTTGTCTGGCAAGCCAATTATACGCCGTTTGGAAAAGCAAATATTGTGGTTGAAACCGTGACCAATAATATTCGTTTCCCGGGGCAGTATTATGATCAGGAAAGCGGATTGCATTACAACTACTTTAGGGATTACGATCCCGAATTGGGAAGGTACATTCAGTCTGACCCGATTGGCTTGGCAGGTGGAATTAATACTTACGGGTATGTTGATGGGAATCCTTTGATTTGGATTGACCCATACGGGTTAACAGCTGAACCCTCTACTCAAATAAAAATAGGAGGTCGCCCTATGACTATTGAAGGTCCATATAAAGCCCCCAATGGATTAGTTGATAAATTGGGGTATGTAGCCGTTAGCAAATTAGTTGTCGAAAAGTATTCATTGAAGATCCTAAAGGTTAACCCTGTAACTGGTGCTTTAACTGCAAACCCTATAGGGTTATTCATATTTGCTATGACAGGTGGACCGGGACTAGCTAAATGCCAAGGGCTGTATTGTGATAACAATAGTGATGGCTTTGCTGATTATTTCTTTGAAAATGGAGAGCAATGTGTAAATGCAAACTAG
- a CDS encoding protein kinase domain-containing protein, with protein MTAKKLQHFYIAEEQSIYLLSHKDAEKLKQWVELCQQQLKQLGYENISLLGKGAYGFVFNGENSEGKPFVFKFSRITLPQHVQDRLADEADIQGELNHPRIPHVIDFHKIKRQSVLQMTRAPGLDLERLSHKLGPLSPELVVNIAIQLADILLYLRTSKSHDGGKPYVHGDIKPSNVVYDESEGKVYLVDWGSSVTAQMDIFGQSTANNVMDLMSSDLQNSNARLGDVYFIGPEQLEGGLSSPRFDEQGLAATLYALASGQSCRYGSKVIPASSLGLPKALAKVIDGMLSDCGKMRRQAGDYFFSHLNYFKQLVLANEPTVYSEEPLVPVWVKHTDEDIDTVVYGSRKSFLRASSEEEGLSDIDDVQLEKYYKNFLMGMGDTEKAFIAAVSRLGNFPVVGGLAIRWEKDGVYIDSNLTLFDQALKASFQSAVNNMVHLAQGIFHIGMFKSCLFNARYTLHVEREHETDMFIASEEQKIPFDVSPVPEMDDVTRLHSYFEDGKDPDEYLHLPDDIMAVLARLNLIHHTGCIIFEVLPTHLKIHSYLMLLNHDKVEEFTLCLAELLQLLPTITGIGISGFMKLPYKDTRFFEHINVLPDKFYPKNPKLAVAKS; from the coding sequence ATGACAGCGAAAAAACTCCAACATTTTTACATTGCCGAAGAGCAGTCGATTTATCTGTTAAGCCACAAGGATGCGGAAAAACTAAAGCAATGGGTTGAGCTGTGTCAGCAGCAACTCAAACAACTGGGTTATGAGAATATTTCTTTGCTGGGCAAGGGCGCTTATGGTTTTGTCTTTAACGGTGAAAACAGCGAAGGCAAGCCGTTTGTCTTTAAATTTTCCCGCATTACCTTACCCCAGCATGTCCAGGATCGCCTGGCGGATGAAGCCGATATCCAGGGGGAACTAAACCACCCGAGAATACCGCATGTCATTGATTTTCACAAAATAAAACGGCAGTCAGTTTTACAGATGACCCGGGCGCCGGGATTGGATCTGGAGCGCTTGTCCCATAAACTGGGGCCGCTCAGTCCCGAGTTGGTGGTTAATATTGCCATTCAGCTGGCGGACATTTTACTGTATTTACGTACCAGTAAAAGCCATGACGGCGGTAAACCTTATGTGCACGGGGATATCAAACCCTCAAACGTGGTTTATGATGAAAGCGAGGGTAAAGTCTATCTGGTGGACTGGGGTTCTTCGGTCACCGCGCAGATGGATATTTTCGGGCAAAGCACCGCCAATAATGTCATGGATTTGATGAGTAGCGATTTGCAAAACTCCAATGCCCGTCTCGGTGATGTTTATTTTATCGGCCCTGAGCAGCTTGAAGGTGGCCTGTCTTCGCCGCGTTTTGACGAGCAGGGCCTGGCTGCCACCTTATATGCGCTGGCTTCCGGCCAGTCGTGCCGTTATGGCAGCAAGGTTATTCCCGCCAGCTCGCTTGGTTTGCCCAAGGCATTGGCTAAAGTGATTGACGGTATGCTCAGCGATTGCGGTAAAATGCGCCGGCAGGCGGGGGATTATTTTTTCTCTCATTTAAATTATTTTAAGCAGCTGGTGCTGGCAAATGAGCCGACGGTTTACAGCGAAGAGCCGCTGGTGCCGGTTTGGGTCAAACACACCGATGAAGACATAGATACCGTGGTTTATGGCTCGCGTAAGTCGTTTTTACGGGCGTCATCGGAAGAAGAGGGCTTAAGTGATATTGATGATGTCCAGCTGGAAAAATATTATAAAAATTTTTTAATGGGCATGGGGGATACCGAAAAAGCCTTTATTGCCGCGGTCAGCCGGTTAGGAAACTTCCCCGTGGTCGGCGGCCTGGCGATCCGCTGGGAAAAAGACGGTGTTTATATCGACTCTAACCTGACCCTGTTTGATCAGGCCCTTAAAGCCTCTTTTCAAAGCGCAGTGAACAACATGGTACACTTGGCCCAGGGCATATTCCATATCGGTATGTTCAAGAGCTGCTTGTTTAATGCCCGCTATACTTTGCACGTTGAGCGCGAGCATGAAACCGATATGTTTATAGCCTCCGAGGAGCAAAAAATTCCCTTTGATGTCAGCCCGGTACCGGAAATGGATGATGTAACCCGTTTGCACTCTTATTTTGAAGACGGTAAAGATCCGGATGAATACCTGCATCTGCCGGATGATATCATGGCGGTGCTGGCACGGCTGAACCTTATTCACCACACAGGTTGTATTATTTTCGAGGTTTTGCCCACCCATCTGAAAATCCACAGCTACCTGATGCTGCTCAATCACGATAAGGTCGAGGAATTTACCCTATGCCTGGCGGAATTACTGCAGTTATTACCCACCATCACCGGCATAGGGATCTCGGGTTTTATGAAACTGCCCTATAAAGATACCCGCTTTTTTGAACATATTAATGTCTTACCCGATAAGTTTTATCCGAAAAATCCTAAATTGGCAGTGGCTAAAAGTTAA
- the def gene encoding peptide deformylase: MSADDQVMKIALLGEEVLTEPAQAVQDFSDPGLADFIQQLKQTMLAAGGIGIAAPQVFDPRAIMIIASKANERYPDAPDMAPVVMINPKIIAHSNETEKDWEGCLSVPKLRGLVPRYKAITFSYLDQQGAEHRLSWQGFLARIFQHEYDHLTGKVWLDRVTSMADVVAEEVYFSRLKADN, from the coding sequence ATGTCAGCCGATGACCAAGTGATGAAAATAGCCTTACTCGGAGAAGAAGTATTAACAGAGCCGGCACAAGCGGTTCAAGATTTTTCCGATCCCGGTTTGGCCGATTTTATCCAACAGTTAAAACAGACCATGCTGGCAGCGGGTGGCATAGGTATTGCCGCCCCCCAGGTATTTGATCCAAGAGCGATTATGATCATCGCCTCAAAAGCCAACGAGCGTTATCCGGATGCGCCGGATATGGCGCCTGTGGTAATGATCAACCCGAAAATTATTGCTCATTCAAATGAGACGGAAAAAGACTGGGAAGGTTGCCTTAGCGTGCCTAAATTACGCGGTTTAGTGCCCAGGTATAAAGCTATCACCTTCAGTTACCTCGACCAGCAAGGGGCAGAGCACCGCCTGAGCTGGCAGGGGTTTTTAGCACGTATTTTTCAACACGAATATGATCACCTGACGGGAAAAGTCTGGCTTGACCGGGTAACCTCTATGGCGGATGTGGTGGCCGAAGAGGTGTATTTTTCCCGGTTGAAGGCAGATAACTAA
- a CDS encoding VOC family protein produces MKKQQAGELAWIDLTVGNAVEVKDFYQQVIGWQAEAVDMGEYNDYSMNHVQTNEPVTGICHARGVNANLPASWLPYFLVADIEQAAKQVVAQGGELLTEIKSMGGEDRYVVIKDPAGAACALYYKKIV; encoded by the coding sequence ATGAAAAAGCAGCAAGCCGGTGAACTGGCATGGATAGATTTAACCGTGGGCAATGCCGTTGAAGTCAAAGACTTTTATCAGCAGGTAATCGGCTGGCAGGCTGAAGCGGTAGATATGGGGGAATATAACGATTATTCCATGAACCATGTACAAACGAATGAGCCTGTGACCGGTATCTGTCATGCCCGGGGGGTAAATGCCAATTTACCTGCCAGCTGGTTACCTTATTTCCTGGTGGCAGACATAGAGCAAGCGGCAAAGCAGGTGGTGGCACAGGGGGGCGAGCTGTTGACTGAAATAAAATCTATGGGCGGAGAAGACCGCTATGTTGTGATCAAGGATCCTGCCGGGGCTGCCTGCGCCCTTTACTATAAAAAAATAGTATAA
- a CDS encoding OmpP1/FadL family transporter → MTNNKISLALIAAAISSTLTAGVNAAGYKLYEQSTSAMGNAYAGRGAQITDASVGFTNPAALIHLKKAQYAFGLNLIDVDGKYRNAQAASASGMPVSGPQSDDIGGISAIPHFHYYQPLTETLGFGLSLAVPFGTKSDYDDDFVGRYFAQKTELDVVALQGALSYQLTDKLSVGGALAVNYAKGTLSKYKDHGGLCELGANINNTYAQLSGGAFTDVAQDAYCDSVYQVKGDDIQPGYSLGLHYAITEKLKFALSYHSEVDYTLKGDSTIANTPLSGEYVPYSQNPEQYWTVPTITGVVNGQKLPAIDLATGKQAINVPKTEASKLKLHTPQSVVISLDHQFNNALSFQFSATWTEWSQFTDITIMSDVDEASEKTISTSTQMPENLNNKGYIGYIPEYWHNTWAYALGATYQYSDEYTLKAGFARDFSPVDSKYRSARIPSDDRSWLTLGLHYQSQKKWSADFAAGMMFMDDSSVLDHEYNAQDTRLYNSSYQADYSIKAYVLSMQFNYFL, encoded by the coding sequence ATGACCAATAATAAGATAAGCCTTGCTTTAATCGCAGCGGCAATTTCCAGCACCTTAACCGCCGGAGTAAATGCCGCCGGTTATAAATTATATGAACAGTCCACCAGTGCCATGGGCAATGCCTATGCCGGGCGCGGCGCACAAATTACCGATGCCAGTGTCGGTTTTACCAACCCCGCCGCCTTAATCCATTTAAAAAAGGCGCAATATGCTTTTGGCCTCAACCTGATAGATGTCGACGGCAAATACCGCAATGCCCAGGCCGCCAGTGCATCCGGTATGCCGGTAAGCGGCCCGCAAAGTGATGATATCGGCGGCATCAGTGCTATCCCCCACTTTCATTACTACCAGCCGTTAACTGAAACACTCGGCTTTGGCTTATCCCTGGCAGTGCCTTTTGGCACTAAAAGCGATTATGACGATGATTTTGTCGGCCGTTATTTTGCCCAGAAAACCGAACTAGACGTCGTAGCCCTGCAAGGAGCGCTCAGTTATCAATTAACGGACAAATTATCCGTCGGCGGTGCTTTGGCCGTTAATTATGCCAAAGGGACTTTAAGCAAATATAAAGATCATGGCGGTTTATGTGAGTTGGGCGCAAACATCAATAACACCTACGCTCAACTCAGTGGCGGCGCTTTTACTGATGTTGCCCAAGACGCCTATTGCGACAGTGTTTACCAGGTAAAAGGTGATGATATCCAACCGGGTTATAGCTTAGGTTTACATTACGCCATCACAGAAAAACTTAAATTTGCCCTGAGTTATCACTCTGAAGTTGACTATACCCTAAAAGGGGACTCAACAATTGCTAATACCCCGCTCAGCGGCGAGTATGTACCCTATAGCCAAAACCCGGAGCAGTACTGGACAGTGCCGACCATAACCGGCGTGGTCAACGGACAAAAGTTACCGGCGATAGATTTAGCTACCGGAAAACAGGCAATCAACGTACCTAAAACAGAAGCGTCCAAGCTTAAATTGCATACCCCACAGAGCGTAGTGATCAGCTTGGATCACCAGTTCAATAACGCTTTATCCTTCCAGTTCAGCGCCACCTGGACCGAGTGGAGCCAGTTCACCGATATCACCATAATGTCGGATGTCGATGAGGCAAGTGAGAAAACCATCAGCACCAGCACCCAGATGCCGGAGAACTTAAACAATAAAGGTTATATCGGCTATATTCCCGAATACTGGCATAACACCTGGGCTTATGCCCTGGGAGCGACCTACCAATATTCGGATGAATACACCTTAAAAGCCGGTTTCGCCCGTGACTTTTCACCGGTTGACAGCAAGTACCGCAGCGCCCGTATTCCGTCCGACGACAGAAGCTGGCTCACTTTAGGGTTACATTACCAATCACAGAAAAAATGGAGTGCCGACTTTGCCGCCGGTATGATGTTTATGGATGACTCTTCCGTATTGGATCATGAGTATAATGCCCAGGATACGCGCCTTTACAACTCAAGTTATCAGGCAGATTATTCCATCAAGGCCTATGTGCTTTCTATGCAGTTTAATTACTTTCTGTAA
- a CDS encoding substrate-binding periplasmic protein produces MDKINQQMPTVLGLLILLFIVSGPAPAASQTLIAQISQAAKPPEVLVLSHPFPPWQFYNEQTGQVDGINVDVVKYIFAKMKIPVKFVEQPWSSAWNTIKKGQAEAIMSASRKSLRKPYLWYPEQDLWVGEYVFFVKKSKKRPLAGSYADMQKLGAKIGIVNGYSYHKSFWFAFPYQSGEASYVPDNRNYHQQLYGARTPELLFKMLEFGRMDVVINDKSIGMSLVNSLGLQDSIGYYDKVLFSKGYPMPFAKMSNYPGLKAIAERFEQLLAQSKQDGSYQKLVDNWLRRHGLML; encoded by the coding sequence ATGGATAAAATAAATCAGCAAATGCCGACTGTCCTGGGTCTGCTGATTTTATTGTTTATTGTCTCTGGCCCGGCCCCGGCGGCTAGCCAAACGCTGATAGCGCAAATATCACAGGCAGCAAAACCGCCGGAAGTACTGGTGTTGTCGCACCCCTTTCCCCCCTGGCAGTTTTATAACGAGCAAACCGGTCAGGTGGACGGCATTAATGTCGATGTCGTCAAATATATCTTTGCTAAAATGAAAATTCCGGTGAAGTTTGTCGAACAGCCCTGGTCCAGCGCCTGGAATACCATTAAAAAGGGTCAGGCGGAAGCCATAATGTCGGCTTCACGTAAAAGCTTGAGAAAACCCTATTTGTGGTATCCCGAGCAGGATTTATGGGTCGGCGAATATGTGTTTTTTGTCAAAAAATCTAAAAAGCGGCCACTTGCCGGCAGTTACGCCGACATGCAAAAGCTTGGTGCAAAAATCGGTATTGTCAACGGCTATTCCTACCATAAAAGTTTCTGGTTTGCTTTTCCCTACCAAAGCGGCGAAGCCAGTTATGTGCCCGACAACCGGAATTATCATCAACAGCTATATGGTGCCCGGACACCTGAATTGCTGTTTAAGATGCTCGAATTTGGCCGCATGGATGTGGTGATCAATGACAAATCCATAGGCATGTCTCTGGTGAATAGTCTCGGCCTGCAGGACAGCATAGGTTATTACGACAAGGTTTTATTTTCTAAAGGTTATCCCATGCCTTTTGCCAAAATGTCGAACTACCCGGGATTAAAGGCGATTGCCGAACGTTTCGAACAACTGCTGGCCCAAAGCAAACAAGACGGCAGCTATCAAAAGCTGGTGGACAACTGGCTGCGGCGCCATGGCCTGATGTTATAA
- a CDS encoding alpha/beta hydrolase family protein yields MTSNNKTKLITSLQGLALAMMTFTATGTMAEQQTAADKAQVLDYRDIFELEYAASPRLSPDGQTLVYERRSMDIMSDGTRTNLWQVDIKGNNHQPLLSGKASYRMPRFSPDGKRLAYISSVEGKSQLYVRWLDSGQTARVTNLLQAPGDISWSPDGKWLAFSMFKKGKGSTLFKDMPEKPKGAKWAGKAKYIDSTIYRNDGSGYAKTGYSHLYIVPANGGTAREITGGNYHHNGNISWSADGEQLIFSADRNDDWEYRPLESDIYQVSVTDGSIKALTSRSGPDTRPVISPKGDKIAYLSFEDTKMSSQNLDLYVMDKDGSKAVNLTEKLDRNIQDLQWATDGKGIYISYDDHGQRKLSYVSMSGKRRELDIKLGGLFLGRPYTSGNFRAGKNGSIVYTKGDTSRPSDLVFRKRQGHETVLTRLNEDLLGHKSLAEVKALTVKSSVDGRDIESWIALPPGFDAKKKYPLILEIHGGPHAAYGPNFAAELQLMAAKGYVVVWANPRGSTSYGKDFANLIHHDYPSKDYNDLMDVVDGVIAQGYVDEQALFVTGGSGGGVLTAWIVGKTDRFRAAVVVKPVINWLSFSLTADYYPYFSQYWMPGKPWEQVEHLWQHSPLSLVGNVKTPTMLMTGEQDYRTPMSETEQYYQALKLQKVDTAMVRIPKASHGIYARPSNFIQKVGHILAWFEKYRAADSEQANKEG; encoded by the coding sequence ATGACAAGTAATAATAAAACAAAACTCATTACTTCGCTGCAAGGGCTGGCTCTGGCGATGATGACCTTCACGGCGACCGGTACCATGGCTGAGCAGCAAACGGCAGCTGACAAGGCGCAGGTGCTGGATTACCGGGATATTTTTGAACTTGAATATGCCGCCTCGCCAAGGCTGAGCCCGGACGGACAAACCCTGGTTTATGAGCGCAGGTCAATGGATATCATGTCCGACGGCACCCGCACCAACCTGTGGCAGGTAGACATCAAAGGCAATAACCACCAGCCGCTACTCTCAGGTAAAGCAAGTTACCGTATGCCGAGGTTTTCTCCCGACGGTAAGCGCCTGGCCTATATTTCTTCGGTGGAAGGCAAAAGCCAGTTATACGTGCGTTGGCTCGACAGCGGGCAAACGGCGCGGGTCACCAACTTATTGCAAGCCCCGGGGGATATTTCCTGGTCGCCGGACGGAAAGTGGCTGGCTTTTTCCATGTTTAAAAAAGGTAAGGGCAGCACTTTATTTAAAGACATGCCGGAAAAACCTAAAGGGGCCAAATGGGCGGGCAAGGCCAAATATATCGACAGCACTATCTATCGCAATGACGGCAGCGGTTATGCCAAAACCGGCTATAGCCACTTGTATATAGTACCGGCAAACGGCGGTACCGCCAGGGAGATCACCGGGGGCAATTATCACCATAACGGCAATATTAGCTGGTCGGCAGACGGTGAGCAGCTGATTTTCTCTGCTGATCGTAATGACGACTGGGAATACCGCCCGCTGGAGTCGGATATTTATCAAGTATCGGTAACAGACGGCAGCATCAAAGCCCTGACCAGCCGCTCGGGTCCGGATACCCGGCCGGTGATCAGTCCCAAAGGCGATAAAATTGCCTATCTGAGCTTTGAAGACACGAAAATGTCCAGCCAGAATTTAGATCTGTACGTGATGGACAAAGACGGCAGCAAGGCGGTAAACCTGACGGAAAAACTTGACCGGAATATTCAGGATCTCCAGTGGGCAACGGACGGCAAAGGCATATATATTTCCTATGACGACCATGGCCAGCGCAAGCTCAGTTATGTCAGCATGTCTGGCAAGCGGCGCGAGCTGGATATTAAACTCGGCGGTTTATTCCTTGGCCGCCCTTATACTTCAGGTAATTTCCGCGCCGGGAAAAACGGCTCTATAGTGTATACCAAAGGGGATACCAGTCGGCCGTCGGATCTGGTGTTTAGAAAACGCCAGGGACATGAAACGGTATTAACCCGTTTAAATGAAGACCTGCTGGGGCACAAATCCCTGGCCGAGGTGAAAGCCTTGACGGTAAAGTCTTCCGTCGACGGCCGTGATATCGAATCCTGGATTGCTTTGCCGCCGGGCTTTGATGCCAAGAAAAAATATCCGCTGATCCTGGAAATCCACGGCGGTCCCCATGCTGCCTATGGTCCTAATTTTGCCGCTGAGCTGCAATTGATGGCGGCTAAAGGTTATGTCGTGGTTTGGGCCAACCCCAGGGGCAGTACCTCTTATGGCAAAGATTTTGCCAATTTGATCCACCACGATTATCCTTCCAAGGATTATAACGATTTAATGGATGTGGTTGATGGCGTAATTGCTCAGGGTTATGTCGATGAACAGGCACTGTTTGTTACCGGCGGCTCCGGCGGCGGCGTACTGACTGCCTGGATTGTCGGTAAAACCGACCGTTTCCGTGCCGCCGTGGTGGTAAAACCTGTGATCAACTGGCTCAGCTTTAGCCTGACCGCAGACTATTACCCCTACTTTAGCCAGTACTGGATGCCTGGCAAACCCTGGGAGCAGGTGGAGCATTTATGGCAGCATTCACCGTTATCCCTGGTGGGCAATGTTAAAACCCCGACCATGCTGATGACGGGGGAGCAAGACTACCGCACACCTATGAGTGAAACCGAGCAATATTATCAGGCATTAAAATTACAAAAAGTCGATACCGCCATGGTGCGTATCCCTAAAGCCAGTCACGGTATTTATGCCCGGCCCAGTAATTTTATCCAGAAAGTCGGCCATATCCTTGCCTGGTTTGAAAAGTACCGCGCTGCTGATAGCGAGCAGGCGAACAAAGAAGGTTAA